One window of the Chitinophaga niabensis genome contains the following:
- a CDS encoding glycosyltransferase family 2 protein, translating to MQAVRTEHNNKPLVSIITVNYNNSVVTCELLASLKINSYHNIEVIVVDNASKEDPTAALLNIWPTVKVIRSEKNLGFAGGNNLGIKAASGSYLFLVNNDTEFTDGLIEGLIQTFEQYPDAGMVSPKFHYFFHKGTIEYAGYQAVDPFTGRNAMIGCREKDNGQYDAVSVTPYAHGGAMMISREALEKTGLMPEVYFLYYEEFDWCEQLKRNGYKIYYQYKSLIYHKESMTTGKNSPLKTYFITRNRLLFMRRNTTMTGRLGFMLYFTFLTIPKNTLQFLLKREGVHLKAFWRGIFWNIQHLKKPTDLCVE from the coding sequence ATGCAAGCCGTAAGAACTGAACATAATAATAAGCCGCTGGTTTCTATTATTACGGTGAATTACAATAATTCGGTTGTAACATGTGAGCTACTGGCTTCCCTCAAAATAAATAGCTACCATAATATCGAAGTGATCGTGGTGGACAACGCTTCCAAGGAAGACCCCACCGCGGCACTTCTGAACATCTGGCCCACTGTTAAAGTGATCCGGAGTGAAAAGAACCTGGGTTTTGCCGGTGGCAATAACCTGGGTATCAAAGCTGCTTCCGGCAGTTACCTCTTCCTGGTGAATAACGATACGGAATTCACAGACGGGTTGATTGAAGGGCTGATCCAAACATTTGAGCAATACCCGGATGCGGGTATGGTGAGCCCCAAATTCCATTACTTCTTCCATAAAGGCACCATTGAATATGCCGGTTACCAGGCGGTAGACCCCTTTACAGGCAGAAATGCCATGATCGGTTGCCGGGAAAAGGATAACGGCCAGTACGATGCTGTTTCCGTTACCCCTTATGCACACGGCGGCGCCATGATGATCTCCCGCGAAGCGCTGGAGAAAACAGGCCTCATGCCGGAAGTGTATTTCCTCTATTATGAGGAGTTCGACTGGTGCGAGCAGCTTAAAAGGAACGGTTATAAAATATACTACCAGTACAAATCCCTTATTTACCATAAGGAGTCTATGACCACTGGTAAGAACAGCCCATTAAAAACGTATTTCATAACGAGGAACAGGTTGTTATTTATGAGAAGAAATACAACTATGACAGGACGTTTGGGTTTTATGTTATATTTTACATTCTTAACGATACCCAAAAATACCCTCCAATTCCTCTTAAAAAGAGAAGGTGTTCATCTGAAAGCCTTTTGGCGGGGGATCTTCTGGAATATCCAACATCTTAAAAAACCTACAGACTTATGTGTGGAATAG
- a CDS encoding O-antigen ligase family protein: MQLSKKNIKQYFLHLLWILLIPAIAFVGAKDAKIAAILVVAILGGATCLVCILNYRLGFYIYMTVSLILPLLERMAGTELPMGFVMDGLLACSLLGCFFKRGDPSTKKVDFMKDPLLISIYAYVLLLILEIANPYGFNPGGWLIFIRVTMRNLLFLYLGLHVFNSMKDVYVFFKYWLIIGTLAAIYACMQQWMGLMPYERAFMAKYPKMFNTTIILSGIRIFSFMADAASFGIIMACNIVIILILLTAKLDVVNIPKKTGLTISLIFHMLALGYSGTRTGYVMIPLGLMLFFIANLQKRNTILIAGAFGFFALVILFGPFHSNPTIVRVRTAFLGKQDESVNVRDRNRAKAQPYALSHPFGGGLMTTGGNALIFHPGHPMANLQTDNGYLRAALETGWLGILLMGANFLILIMAGIGNFFRMKSDLDKLLMISIAAAVFEIALAQYAQDASTLVESAIMLNAFTAIVIKIKYLYS, translated from the coding sequence ATGCAACTGAGCAAGAAAAATATTAAGCAATACTTCTTACACCTGCTCTGGATCTTACTGATCCCGGCGATCGCTTTCGTTGGCGCTAAAGATGCCAAGATAGCAGCCATACTGGTGGTAGCGATCCTGGGCGGCGCTACCTGCCTGGTATGCATCCTCAATTACAGGCTGGGATTTTATATCTATATGACTGTTTCCCTTATCCTTCCTCTGCTGGAAAGGATGGCGGGTACAGAGCTACCGATGGGTTTTGTGATGGATGGGCTTTTAGCCTGTTCCTTGTTAGGCTGCTTCTTCAAAAGGGGGGATCCCTCTACAAAGAAGGTGGATTTCATGAAAGATCCACTGCTGATATCCATCTACGCCTATGTGTTATTACTCATACTGGAAATAGCGAACCCCTACGGCTTTAATCCTGGCGGCTGGTTGATCTTTATCCGGGTGACCATGCGGAACCTCCTGTTCCTTTACCTGGGTCTGCATGTGTTCAATAGCATGAAGGATGTGTATGTATTCTTCAAGTACTGGCTTATAATAGGTACGCTGGCAGCTATCTATGCCTGTATGCAGCAATGGATGGGGCTAATGCCTTATGAAAGGGCATTCATGGCCAAGTACCCTAAAATGTTCAATACCACCATCATCCTCAGTGGTATCCGTATCTTTTCCTTTATGGCGGATGCGGCCTCCTTTGGTATTATCATGGCCTGCAACATTGTGATCATCCTGATCCTGCTGACAGCTAAGCTCGATGTAGTTAACATACCCAAAAAGACAGGGCTCACCATTTCCCTCATCTTCCACATGCTGGCGCTCGGTTACTCCGGCACGCGTACGGGTTATGTGATGATCCCGCTGGGCCTGATGCTGTTCTTCATTGCCAACCTGCAGAAAAGGAATACGATCCTCATTGCCGGTGCTTTCGGATTTTTTGCCCTGGTGATCTTATTCGGGCCTTTCCATAGTAACCCCACCATTGTGCGGGTAAGAACGGCTTTCCTCGGAAAACAGGATGAATCTGTGAACGTGCGGGACCGGAACCGTGCCAAGGCACAGCCCTATGCACTCTCCCATCCATTTGGCGGGGGCCTCATGACCACTGGCGGTAATGCGTTGATCTTCCATCCGGGGCACCCCATGGCCAACTTACAGACAGATAATGGTTACCTGAGGGCTGCATTGGAAACCGGCTGGCTGGGCATCCTCTTAATGGGCGCTAACTTCCTGATCCTCATTATGGCCGGGATCGGCAACTTCTTCCGGATGAAAAGTGATCTGGACAAACTACTTATGATCAGCATAGCAGCAGCCGTATTTGAAATAGCCCTGGCGCAATATGCCCAGGATGCTTCCACGCTGGTGGAGTCCGCTATTATGCTTAATGCGTTCACTGCAATTGTTATAAAAATTAAATATTTATACTCTTAA
- a CDS encoding acyltransferase has translation MSEQPSIRSLSLSGALKFIFTFRPGTSRKYAWVDYAKGIAIIFVTYRHVIYGLLYNGIPITSTLMNANEMLYGFRMPMFFFLSGLFFASSLHRRGGKNFMISKINTLLYPYLLWCFIQLTLQILFSDYTNSKKGVENYLDILIHPRSMLQLWYLFALFNVTALYLMVDRWLKFGPWMQLLLGFALLPLKGLAGDISTLSDIAVYYVYFALGHLATPYFFKESVQEELASPVKVLLLIPVFLLVQYYCMKNVDMSIYLFSTFALLGGLLVIMISFVLAKYRKLEFLQVIGHYSLYIYLIHVGVVFLLRNIILSTGIQIRTSVFTFILIAAGIFFSIIIYRVCLLLKLNFIFQGPIKDIPRRQVSAS, from the coding sequence ATGTCTGAGCAACCGTCCATAAGATCCCTATCACTGTCTGGCGCATTGAAATTCATTTTCACCTTTCGCCCCGGAACATCCAGGAAATATGCCTGGGTGGACTATGCGAAAGGCATTGCGATCATATTTGTTACGTACCGGCATGTGATATACGGATTACTTTACAACGGCATACCCATCACCTCAACACTGATGAATGCCAATGAAATGCTGTATGGCTTCCGGATGCCCATGTTCTTTTTTCTGTCGGGCCTTTTCTTTGCATCCAGCCTTCACAGGCGGGGCGGCAAGAACTTTATGATCTCAAAGATCAATACGCTTTTATATCCATATCTGTTATGGTGTTTTATACAACTCACCTTGCAGATCTTATTCTCTGATTACACGAATTCTAAAAAAGGAGTGGAAAATTACCTGGACATATTGATACATCCGCGGAGCATGCTGCAACTATGGTATTTATTTGCCTTGTTCAATGTTACTGCCCTGTACCTGATGGTGGACCGGTGGTTAAAGTTCGGCCCCTGGATGCAGCTGCTGCTGGGTTTTGCATTACTTCCGCTGAAAGGGCTGGCAGGTGACATCAGCACCTTGTCTGATATTGCGGTGTACTATGTATATTTTGCCCTGGGGCATCTTGCAACACCTTATTTCTTTAAAGAAAGCGTACAGGAGGAGCTCGCCTCCCCTGTTAAAGTATTACTGCTGATCCCGGTATTTTTACTTGTGCAGTATTACTGTATGAAAAATGTGGACATGAGCATTTACCTGTTCTCAACATTCGCACTGCTGGGCGGGTTGCTGGTGATCATGATCTCCTTTGTGCTGGCGAAGTACCGCAAGCTGGAATTTTTGCAGGTAATAGGGCATTATTCATTATATATCTACCTGATCCATGTGGGTGTTGTATTCCTGTTACGCAACATCATTTTGAGTACGGGTATCCAGATCAGAACATCTGTGTTCACCTTCATACTGATAGCAGCCGGGATCTTTTTCTCCATAATTATCTACAGGGTATGCCTGCTGCTGAAACTTAATTTCATCTTCCAGGGCCCTATCAAGGATATACCCAGGAGACAAGTGAGTGCATCATGA
- a CDS encoding sugar transferase, whose protein sequence is MNFTTTPNILEAPSIERSNSARQTTDLSQIAKEERIVMIVGASLQATNLLPYYNYCMVEDTISAQRKIMEMLNVNRTVPSVIIVQYNEQCEAACQKWSAYFASHQILKSIPFFLYADNVTEPLKAFVKKHLFIDEIITRECMERQLFSKIDFVKKIKRLQAIPDQVQAPKEIRYKKDYLNTFLKRGLDITAASLGLIVASPLMLLIAAAIRIESKGPIFYSSKRAGRNYKVFKFYKFRSMVPDADKKLKDLKHLNQYDASDSGPVFYKVSNDPRITKLGNFLRNSSLDELPQLFNVLKGDMSLVGNRPLPLYEATTLTTDVWVERFLAPAGITGLWQISKRGKKEMSVEERISLDIDYAYKNSFTYDMWLIVNTPLALIQKDNV, encoded by the coding sequence ATGAATTTTACGACTACACCTAACATTTTAGAGGCCCCATCCATTGAGCGTAGCAATTCTGCCAGGCAAACAACCGATCTTTCTCAGATAGCAAAGGAAGAGAGGATCGTAATGATTGTCGGTGCATCTCTGCAGGCGACCAATTTACTTCCATACTACAACTATTGTATGGTGGAGGACACTATTAGTGCGCAGCGGAAGATCATGGAAATGCTCAATGTAAACAGAACTGTTCCTTCGGTTATCATTGTTCAGTATAATGAACAATGTGAAGCCGCCTGCCAGAAATGGTCCGCTTATTTTGCATCTCATCAGATCCTGAAGTCCATCCCGTTTTTTCTGTATGCAGACAATGTAACAGAACCCCTCAAAGCATTTGTTAAGAAACATCTTTTTATTGATGAGATCATTACCCGGGAGTGTATGGAACGCCAACTGTTCTCCAAGATCGACTTTGTAAAGAAGATCAAACGCCTCCAGGCAATTCCAGACCAGGTACAGGCACCTAAGGAGATCCGTTACAAAAAGGATTACCTGAACACCTTCCTGAAACGCGGGCTGGACATTACAGCGGCTTCCCTCGGCCTGATCGTAGCCTCTCCGCTCATGCTGCTCATTGCAGCAGCCATCCGCATCGAATCCAAAGGTCCTATTTTCTATTCTTCCAAAAGGGCCGGCAGGAATTACAAGGTTTTCAAATTCTACAAATTCAGAAGTATGGTGCCGGATGCTGATAAAAAGCTGAAGGACCTGAAACACCTGAATCAATATGACGCGAGCGATTCAGGCCCGGTGTTCTATAAAGTATCCAACGATCCAAGGATCACCAAACTGGGTAACTTTTTAAGGAACAGCAGCCTGGACGAACTGCCGCAGTTGTTCAACGTTTTAAAAGGAGATATGTCCCTGGTAGGGAACCGCCCTTTACCTTTGTACGAAGCCACCACTTTAACTACGGATGTGTGGGTAGAACGTTTCCTGGCTCCTGCAGGTATCACCGGTTTATGGCAGATCAGCAAGAGAGGAAAGAAAGAAATGTCTGTAGAAGAGCGCATCAGCCTGGATATAGACTACGCTTACAAAAACTCATTCACCTACGATATGTGGTTGATCGTGAATACGCCGTTAGCGCTTATTCAAAAAGATAACGTATAA
- a CDS encoding glycosyltransferase yields the protein MFFSIAGKIVARKQTDISEPETYSRVAILVPAYKEDSIILSSAKSYARLRYPASSYDVIVIADSLQPETLELLKEASVKVLPVSFDKSTKARSLNKAFGEIGDNYDIALICDADNMLEPDFLLKINRAYLDGEYVIQAQRVAKNLETPFAVLDTANEIIANHIYRKGANAVGLSSSVIGSGMAFHFPLIKEVMQRVSATGGFDKILQLEMVTLGHQVYYLEDALIFDEKIENPNAFSNQRRRWISSQFVYLRMFWKKGLKALFKGNFDYFNLSFCHNLMLPRMLLIAAICLLTLLSAIFNAYTFIPFTAWAILFVMNAVSLALPLPWIFYRKYFFTALLILPKAIGIMVMLVFRLKGANNTFIHTKHNKTDIDNPLLHASRKN from the coding sequence TTGTTCTTTTCTATTGCAGGTAAGATTGTTGCCCGCAAACAGACAGACATCAGTGAACCCGAAACTTACAGCAGAGTTGCCATCCTGGTGCCTGCGTATAAGGAAGACAGTATTATCCTGTCCTCCGCCAAAAGTTACGCCCGGTTACGGTACCCTGCATCCAGCTATGATGTGATCGTGATCGCGGATTCCCTTCAGCCGGAAACGCTTGAATTACTGAAAGAAGCATCTGTAAAGGTATTGCCCGTTTCATTTGATAAAAGTACCAAAGCCCGTTCCCTGAACAAGGCTTTCGGTGAGATCGGTGATAATTACGACATAGCATTGATCTGCGATGCAGATAATATGCTGGAGCCGGACTTCCTCTTAAAGATCAACAGGGCCTACCTGGACGGGGAGTATGTGATACAGGCGCAAAGGGTGGCCAAGAACCTGGAAACACCATTTGCTGTTCTGGATACTGCCAACGAGATCATTGCGAATCATATTTACCGCAAAGGTGCCAATGCAGTAGGATTATCGTCTTCCGTGATAGGTTCCGGTATGGCATTTCATTTTCCGCTGATCAAAGAAGTGATGCAAAGGGTAAGTGCTACAGGTGGTTTTGATAAGATACTGCAACTGGAAATGGTAACGCTGGGTCATCAGGTCTATTACCTGGAAGATGCACTCATCTTCGATGAAAAGATCGAGAATCCCAACGCTTTCAGTAACCAGCGCAGAAGATGGATCTCCAGCCAGTTCGTATACCTGCGCATGTTCTGGAAGAAAGGGCTGAAGGCTTTGTTCAAAGGGAATTTTGATTATTTTAATCTTTCCTTCTGCCACAACCTGATGCTGCCGCGCATGCTGCTGATCGCTGCTATCTGCCTGCTGACATTACTGAGCGCTATTTTCAATGCTTATACATTTATACCTTTCACAGCCTGGGCGATCCTGTTTGTGATGAATGCTGTCAGCCTGGCTTTGCCTTTGCCCTGGATCTTTTACCGCAAATATTTTTTCACTGCCCTGCTGATACTGCCAAAAGCGATAGGTATAATGGTGATGCTGGTTTTCCGCTTAAAAGGAGCCAACAACACTTTCATACATACCAAGCATAATAAAACAGATATCGATAATCCTTTACTCCATGCAAGCCGTAAGAACTGA
- a CDS encoding response regulator, which produces MKQRILIIDDSMPIRYLLEAMFRKEYNVVSAQDGLAAMAWLSKGNMADVIITDLAMPNVNGWELLDYLADSHLYKDIPVVVLSGSMNDRTESITELYSNVHEVMRKPFDPVELMEKVEGIISKRLVPVMP; this is translated from the coding sequence ATGAAACAGAGAATTTTAATTATAGATGATAGTATGCCGATAAGGTACTTGTTAGAGGCGATGTTCCGTAAAGAATATAATGTGGTTTCCGCACAAGACGGCCTGGCAGCGATGGCCTGGTTATCCAAAGGAAACATGGCAGATGTGATCATAACGGACCTGGCTATGCCAAACGTGAACGGATGGGAGTTGCTGGATTATTTAGCAGACAGCCATCTTTATAAAGATATCCCGGTGGTTGTACTCAGTGGTAGCATGAATGACCGTACCGAATCTATTACAGAATTATACAGCAATGTGCATGAAGTTATGCGCAAACCATTTGATCCGGTAGAACTGATGGAGAAAGTGGAAGGAATCATCAGCAAGAGGCTGGTTCCGGTGATGCCCTGA
- the asnB gene encoding asparagine synthase (glutamine-hydrolyzing) has protein sequence MCGIAGFIDFSQKSGQDTLQKMTDVLLHRGPNDAGYECYSSGHAVVGLGQRRLSILDLSSSGHQPMHFKQYSMVFNGEIYNFKEIRKELETKGYTFSSGTDTEVLLKGFDCWQEKVMDKCIGMFAFVIYDEQKGEVFICRDRAGVKPLYYYWNENLFLFASELKSFTEHPAFRKDIDEKSVSLFLQYSYIPAPYTVYRNTWKLKPGHYLTLNLQKAIPEEKEYWNVLEAYRQPETKLSEREVIAHTEELMKSAYQYRMVSDVPVGVFLSGGYDSASVAAILQEGSGSRIKTFTIGYKEKQWDESAEAKKIARHLGTDHTEWIIGASDAKDVLHQLPEIYDEPFADNSTVPTTLVSKLASKDVKVVLSADGGDELFAGYNKFNQAIRYTSQLPRGVQSLLGAAMSIIQPEVIPYFNKKYNFASRYEKMKLIWQDGKPQQALKYISQYITESEAEYYMGTATGKYKTNFDLNGELSSIPDPLNKLLAIDYRTFLVDNNLVKVDRATMSVSIEGREPMLDHRLLEFLATVPAALKVKEQTNKYILKTIVHKYIPKSMMDRPKRPFIAPLQEWFKDDLKEQMQYYLAPERLQKSGLFNASHVQELLKKYLDGGRVSHQKLWNILVFQLWYDRWIEKL, from the coding sequence ATGTGTGGAATAGCAGGGTTTATTGATTTTTCGCAAAAATCAGGTCAGGATACGCTGCAGAAAATGACAGATGTGTTATTGCACCGTGGTCCTAATGACGCCGGTTACGAATGTTATAGCAGCGGGCATGCTGTTGTAGGGCTCGGCCAGCGCAGGTTATCCATTCTCGATCTTAGCAGCTCCGGCCACCAGCCTATGCACTTCAAGCAGTACAGCATGGTGTTCAACGGAGAGATCTATAATTTTAAGGAAATACGCAAAGAACTGGAGACCAAAGGTTACACCTTCAGTTCCGGTACGGATACGGAGGTTTTGCTGAAGGGCTTTGATTGCTGGCAGGAGAAAGTGATGGACAAGTGCATCGGTATGTTCGCCTTTGTGATCTACGATGAACAGAAAGGCGAGGTGTTCATTTGCCGTGACAGGGCAGGGGTAAAACCACTGTACTACTACTGGAACGAGAACCTGTTCCTGTTTGCTTCAGAACTGAAGAGCTTTACAGAGCACCCTGCTTTCCGTAAAGATATTGATGAAAAGAGTGTTTCCCTTTTCCTGCAATACAGCTACATTCCTGCACCATACACTGTTTACAGGAATACCTGGAAACTGAAACCGGGGCATTATTTAACGCTGAACCTGCAAAAGGCCATCCCGGAAGAAAAGGAATACTGGAACGTACTGGAAGCCTACAGGCAGCCTGAAACAAAACTTTCCGAAAGAGAAGTGATCGCACATACGGAAGAGCTGATGAAGAGTGCCTATCAGTACCGCATGGTATCTGATGTGCCCGTGGGTGTGTTCCTGAGTGGCGGATATGACAGTGCGAGCGTGGCAGCTATTCTGCAGGAAGGTTCCGGCAGCCGCATCAAGACCTTCACGATCGGTTATAAGGAAAAACAGTGGGATGAATCTGCGGAAGCAAAAAAGATAGCCCGCCACCTGGGTACAGATCATACAGAATGGATCATTGGCGCATCCGATGCAAAAGATGTATTACATCAATTACCTGAAATATACGATGAGCCTTTTGCGGACAACTCTACCGTTCCCACCACACTGGTGAGTAAACTGGCGAGTAAGGATGTGAAAGTGGTACTGTCTGCAGACGGTGGTGATGAACTGTTTGCCGGATATAACAAATTTAACCAGGCGATCAGGTATACCAGCCAGTTGCCAAGAGGCGTGCAATCCTTACTGGGTGCTGCCATGAGCATCATACAACCGGAAGTGATCCCTTACTTCAATAAGAAATACAACTTTGCCTCCCGCTACGAAAAGATGAAACTGATCTGGCAGGATGGCAAACCGCAGCAGGCGCTCAAATACATCAGCCAGTACATCACGGAAAGTGAAGCGGAATATTACATGGGCACTGCCACCGGCAAATACAAAACCAACTTTGACCTCAACGGAGAACTGAGTTCCATTCCTGATCCGCTGAATAAATTACTGGCTATAGACTACCGCACTTTCCTGGTAGATAATAACCTGGTGAAAGTGGACCGTGCTACGATGAGTGTGAGTATTGAAGGCCGTGAGCCGATGCTGGACCACCGCCTGCTGGAATTCCTGGCAACAGTGCCGGCAGCCTTGAAGGTAAAGGAGCAGACCAATAAATACATCCTCAAAACGATTGTACATAAATACATTCCGAAATCCATGATGGACCGCCCGAAACGGCCTTTCATTGCGCCTTTGCAGGAATGGTTCAAAGATGATCTGAAAGAGCAGATGCAGTATTATTTAGCGCCGGAACGCCTGCAGAAATCAGGATTGTTCAATGCATCCCATGTGCAGGAGCTGCTGAAGAAATACCTGGACGGTGGCAGAGTAAGCCATCAGAAATTATGGAATATACTGGTGTTCCAGTTATGGTATGACCGTTGGATCGAAAAGCTGTAA
- a CDS encoding exopolysaccharide transport family protein: MDVIYFVKALLKKKWWIIFSTALALVAAFFFTMGRAKLYVSSAQISTGFTMKDQITLRDENVNLYEADVKFENTIQTINSPLVISLLSYSLLIHDLTSNKPFRTLHEKDLKSPEYLQFNKEEGLRICRQKLDSLQMLTSYKPDERKLLEYMKLCKYDNESITKTLKVNRVPRTDYIDISYGSENPEQSAFVVNTLYQEFIRYYRSLRSERGVENVVTFEELVNKKKVELDAKVEALRSYKSSEGILNVEAASGTEMGLISQLEKALLDEKANVNIMQANLNNITEQINRANQGKTTYGNTGNNEIVTLRRQINQLNDEYVRTGSTDEKIAEKLEALRKQYSAAVGKTGSSVPGTVVSKDKLLQDKATVESDISAAKLNINNLQSKINSLKYSVGSYANKEATVSTLAKEVELAQEEYNKLKEKLNSAIDNRSVPVDNFRQTLKGQPAFKPESSKRMIIMGMVGMAVFMLSTLSILFKEFFDSSIKSPSNFLKSVHLKLIATINHADLNKYSILEVLQKRIEDKKAIVKRQNSFREFLRKLRFEIESSGKSIFLFTSTESQQGKTTLVQAVAYSLSLSNKRVLVIDTNFCNNDLTVQLEAKPTLETFSIAPQDFSIEKVRAIVTTYSIENIEVIGCKGGDYTPTEILPKNHLLNYLPRLKEYYDFILFEGAPLNEYTDSKELEKYAEGVVAIFSSKASIKQTDKESIEFLQGLGDKFLGAVLNNINDDYLEL; this comes from the coding sequence ATGGATGTAATATATTTTGTGAAGGCGTTATTAAAAAAGAAGTGGTGGATCATTTTCAGCACCGCGCTGGCATTGGTGGCAGCTTTCTTTTTTACTATGGGAAGAGCAAAACTATATGTTTCCAGCGCACAGATCTCTACTGGCTTTACCATGAAAGATCAGATCACCCTCCGGGATGAAAATGTGAACCTTTATGAGGCCGATGTAAAGTTTGAAAACACTATCCAAACTATCAATTCTCCACTGGTGATCAGCCTCCTCTCCTACTCGCTGCTCATTCATGACCTTACCAGCAATAAACCTTTCAGGACCCTGCATGAGAAAGACCTGAAATCACCTGAATATCTTCAGTTCAATAAAGAAGAAGGCCTGCGCATCTGCCGTCAGAAACTGGATTCACTCCAGATGCTCACTTCCTACAAACCAGACGAGCGCAAGCTGCTGGAATATATGAAGCTCTGCAAATATGATAATGAGTCTATCACCAAGACTTTAAAAGTGAACAGGGTACCGAGAACAGACTATATAGATATCTCTTATGGTTCTGAAAACCCCGAGCAGTCGGCTTTTGTGGTGAACACGCTTTACCAGGAATTCATCCGTTATTACAGAAGTCTCCGCTCTGAGCGTGGTGTAGAGAACGTAGTAACTTTTGAAGAACTGGTAAATAAAAAGAAAGTAGAACTGGATGCAAAAGTAGAAGCACTCCGCTCTTATAAATCATCTGAAGGTATCCTGAACGTAGAAGCTGCCAGCGGTACGGAAATGGGATTGATCAGCCAGCTGGAAAAAGCCCTGCTGGATGAAAAGGCCAACGTGAATATCATGCAGGCCAACCTGAACAATATTACAGAACAGATCAACAGGGCCAACCAGGGTAAAACCACTTACGGTAATACCGGTAATAATGAGATCGTAACCCTGCGCCGGCAGATCAATCAGCTGAATGATGAGTATGTGCGCACGGGTAGTACAGATGAAAAGATCGCAGAGAAACTCGAGGCTTTACGTAAACAATACAGCGCAGCCGTAGGCAAAACCGGCTCCTCCGTACCAGGTACTGTAGTTAGCAAAGATAAGCTGCTGCAGGATAAAGCCACTGTTGAATCAGATATCTCCGCAGCCAAACTGAATATTAACAACCTGCAGTCCAAGATCAACTCCCTGAAATACTCTGTAGGTTCTTATGCCAACAAAGAAGCTACGGTGAGTACATTAGCGAAGGAGGTAGAACTGGCGCAGGAGGAATACAATAAACTGAAAGAGAAACTGAACTCGGCTATTGACAACAGAAGCGTACCGGTAGACAACTTCAGGCAAACACTGAAAGGGCAGCCTGCCTTCAAACCTGAATCGTCCAAACGGATGATAATTATGGGCATGGTTGGTATGGCCGTATTCATGTTATCTACACTCAGTATCCTGTTCAAAGAGTTCTTTGACTCTTCGATTAAATCTCCTTCCAACTTCCTGAAGAGTGTACACCTGAAACTGATCGCTACGATCAATCATGCGGACCTGAATAAATACAGTATCCTGGAAGTACTGCAGAAACGGATAGAAGATAAAAAGGCCATTGTGAAAAGGCAGAACAGTTTCCGGGAATTCCTGCGTAAACTGCGCTTTGAGATCGAGAGTAGCGGTAAATCCATCTTCCTCTTCACCAGTACGGAATCACAGCAGGGAAAAACAACCCTGGTACAGGCAGTTGCATATAGTCTCAGCTTAAGCAACAAACGTGTATTGGTAATAGATACCAACTTCTGTAATAACGACCTTACCGTACAACTGGAAGCGAAACCTACGCTGGAAACATTCTCCATTGCCCCTCAGGATTTCAGTATCGAAAAAGTAAGAGCCATCGTTACTACTTACAGCATTGAGAATATTGAAGTGATCGGCTGTAAAGGTGGCGACTATACGCCAACGGAGATCCTTCCTAAAAATCACCTGCTGAACTATCTGCCACGTTTGAAAGAATATTATGATTTCATCCTGTTTGAAGGTGCCCCTTTGAATGAATATACAGACAGTAAAGAGTTAGAGAAATATGCGGAAGGTGTGGTAGCGATATTCTCATCCAAAGCATCGATAAAACAAACAGATAAAGAATCCATAGAGTTCCTGCAAGGTTTAGGAGATAAATTCCTGGGAGCTGTATTGAACAATATTAATGACGATTATCTGGAACTATAG